In Oryzias latipes chromosome 19, ASM223467v1, the genomic stretch CCTGAGTCTTGCAGGAAGTTCTTGGGATTCAGTTTTGGTCGTTTTCCTAGAAATGGTCAAAAGCTTGGAAGTGTTCGCTCTCAAAGGTCAGACAGGATCtgcttttttatgtgtgtgagcattgtgttctttaaaactTTCTCCCCCTGCCCCGTCATTATGTAACAACTACTTCCTGTTTTCAAATGATGGTGCCCTCAGCACCATGCAGTGTTTTCTAACAGAGCTGTAGGTCTTTTTGTCGCTTCACCGTGccgttgtgttgtgtgtttgtcttttgttcAGCTGCATTGGCCGTTTATTCCTCACTAACCTTCTGACAAACtatcagtcattttttttcacacacatcTGCAAACTCTGCAGACAcgcctcacaaaaaaaaaaaaagccccaaaacaggaagtgtgtAATACTTCAGCATCCACTGCAGTTCTCTCTTACCGCCTTCTTGTGACTTTAGTGGAAACAAAATGAGCCCATAAGAAGGAGGAAATGGGAGAATGAACTGAAGAGTGCAGGTCCTGTTCATGTCGGTCCCGGCGCGTTGGGTTTTTTGGTATTACTATCCCACAAGTTGTTGATCGAGAGGCTTAGCGCTCCATCCCTGCAGTTTGTAGACGTCAACGGTCGTtgctgactttcttttttcttcttcttctcttctcacCTCCGGTGCCTCCATGCAGTCCTCCAGCTTAAGCTTCAGCAGAGACGCACACGGGAGGAGCTGGTCAGTCAAGGGATCATGCCACGTAAGTCTTCATCGAGACCCATCtcgttttttttgtatgtgtttaACTGTGTGAGCTTCTGTCAGAGTCAATATGGCTGCTTCAGTTTCATTTCTCCAAGCTTGCATGGCACAGAAAAGCCCAGATGATCACGCAGTGTGTGGACGATCATGATGGAAGCTCATTTAAGCTGTCTCTTTTTTATCAGTTTTCATAAACTAATGGCCCCTTAGTCAGGAATAAATGCACATACATGATTCATAGATGTATAAATTGCTATTTGGTGTTtctaaaaatgcagtttagcTTAAGTTGAGAATCGTATTCTTTGGCTGAACTCGTTTGAGCTAATCTGCTTATCGGTATGAGTGTGCAGACTTCATGTGTCACATTTAGATGTGCCACTTAGTTCTATCAGCTAGAGCAGCTTCCTCATCCTCTCtatccacttcctgtttcaaaAGCGCCACACATCACAGTCCGATTACATTTATACCCTCTGTTTTGGCAGAAAAAGACGTTTTCTTCTTCAGACAGAAGCCTAACAAAGTGTAGCAGACTGGAATGACTCATCTTTTCAGTCAACTAGAAAACCgatattcataaatatttccTCCAAGTATTAACTTCACCTAATTTATATAAATCCTGCTACACAAATTCTTGCTTTTGGAaggttttttactgtttttttttttaaaatcaaaatattgtatttttgtacGAAATTATAGGTTCAAACCCAGTTTTCACTGTCGGCAAACCAATATTTAACCCCACAGttttaaatctgctttaaataaacagctcaataataataataaacctttaGAAATCACAGATGTTATTAGTGTTACTAGACCAACgtcttacatttttattccccttttctggatattttttctgaaaacatttccGGTTCATTGGACAGAATGTAGATCAGACACCAGATTCTCCTGGATGCTGATGGAGGAGAGCAGCGTCTGCTGGATGTTCTCCCATCCAAAACCTCTAACGCTCTCTTCATGACCAAAGTTTCACCACGAGATATTCTGCAAGAGTGTTTTCCTTTATGGATGATGAAATCCAAGCAAAGCCGCGGTATAAACGCAGTAAACTAAAATCCTGTCTGTAGTTTAGTATTGCAGTTATTAGTATGTGGATGGTTTTAGCAGGGTCACTACCAAACCATTGAATCTCTTTGAGTTTTGACGTATTAGTTCACAAGTCAATTTCTACTTCAACACGATTAggaataaaacagctttttatttgttctttttttttttttgggttgtaaAAAACAGAGATTCAAACGGAGGAACTGTTATTTTCTACTATAGGAATTTTTTTATAAGAAAGACCAGATGAAGTGTTAGAAATCCTTTTATCAACATTGTTATTCGTTTATTTCCAACaagcaaatgacaaaaatgaagaagagcctcaacaattaaaacaaaaaaataaaatagtcatcttaaaaatttttttattatttctaacAAAATACCGGTAATTATGTTTTtgataattaaaaaagtaatgttCAATTTGGATTGattgataataaataaaagatgaagaggaaggcTTCCGTCTGTCAGAGGGGTAGGTTATCTTTTAACACAAACATCGCCTAAAGTCCCTCGCCTCCTTCAGGCTGCCTCAAAGGTACAGCCAGGAGGAGAGGAGGTGCTCCTGGAGGACACCGGACTTTTTCAGACGGCTGCATGGAGTCAATCAGCCTGCGTCTGCAGCTCGCCGGACGCCAGACTCCCTGGGATCAGCACGTACTGCAGGAATATTGCTGCTCCTCCGTGCAGATTTACAGGGAGGCTTTCACGGAGGAGGCGCAGACTTTAAGAGGAGGCTCTTGAACGTGTGACAGCCGTTTTCACACTCTGAGACAAACTGCAGACTTTGTTTTAACTCGCTGCAGCTTCTATGCACTTTTGAGGAGGATCCAATGTAGATTTGGAATCGATACGAggcagccatcttgaatttCCCCCAAATGTATCCCCGTACCGGCTACAAATGTAAACGTCTCCtagatatttgcatttttttgccaTGAATTTTTCATGGGTAGTTCTGACCAGTGTGGCTTGCTGCTGTGGTGCTTTTTACACCTGAAGGGAGTGTGAGTTTGTGACTTTCCACCCCGCTCttcaaaaacacagataagaTTTCAAAACTGGGTCAATGAATGTACGAGGATTTGGTCTAACCAGAAAAACCAAAcgatcttttttcaaacaaacagcAGGCCTCCACAGCGTCCGTCAGCTCTTTCATTCAGAGCGACTGAGCTTTGGTCATGTTCAGTCTGTTAGTCATCGTCTTGGATATTTCTGGGtttgtgggtaaaaaaaaaaaccttctgctGCCGATTGGGGATGAAATGAAAGCTGTAATTCATGGCAGATTCATGTTGTTGTCTCTCACTTTAAAGTAACTATAACAAACTTAAGTGAGTAAAGAAGTGATGAGTTCTTTTGGAAGGCTTGAATGTTGGGGGTAAGTTTGTTTTAGCTTGCTGGTTAATCACCAGTTCTTTAGAGGTCATAAAAGGTGGACGGTCCCACCGTGATGGAGCTACATCCCTCACATTGGCACATCCCAGGGAGGGATTTCAGCAGCttgtgaccaatcagatgatcGCTCAGTTTCATCACTTCAACTGTCATCCTAATATCCTTCCCTTATTAAAGtggaaaccttttgttttttcaccaaTCGGCTTTTGAGACGGAGCTTTAAGGCGTCTGATCAAAGGGAAGTAAGTTGTATTTTGTGTTTGCAAACGTTGGGTTGAAGTTTCCTCTTAGGTTCTATGCACTACAGTTCTAGTGATCCGTTCTGGTCCAGTGATTCGGCTCAGCTGATGCTTTGTGAATGACATGAAGAAGGAAGCTGGTTTTTAGAGACACTGCATGACTGATGATTGGCTGTTTCACAACACAAGTACACAATGCACAAAACTCGCACACAAAAGTCACAAACATCGAATCGATTCGAGTTCATTTCTATTTCCAATTGGCTAAAAAATGAATtggtcattttaaatgttttatttggttaaaagctgttttataCAAGTAAGACATGAAAGTTCAAGCTTGTATTAACAAATATGATTGATCTCTTCTTAGAGTGTTAAATTAATCGTCTAATTTTGTTTAGTGAGAAACAGAAGCACAACCAACAGAACCTAAAGTGGACTATTTTTAATGATGTGAAACTAAAAGAATAGATGCTGGTGTGACATTTCCAACCCAGAGACAAGTGTGTTGCTGTTTGAGGTTTAGTTTAGTAAACTAGATGAACTTTCGTTGTTTCCACCTTTAGACAGACGTTTTGCTGTACAGATCCAGAGCGATCATCTTCCTCGGACTCGTTCGGTGCTCCTGTCACACGTTTGTCACAGGCCGGTCCGAAAAGAACTCCCACAAAATGTCACAGCACATGGAACGCATGTCAGAGAAGTTTTTGGTGTCTTCACAGCAGAGGTTGTTGGTTGTTGACCTTCTCCAGGTCACGGactggtttaatgtcagaccgTGTTTAGGGACCGGTCTGTACTAAGCTGTACTGCTTTTTGAACTTCTCTGGGTAAAGtctatcttcatcctctgtaaaatatctgttttaaactttatttgttgacTAGATTTCATGTagaaaccattaaaatgtgatctagATTTTCCCTTAACTCATCAATATAAGTAAAAGCTAGAAAATCAGCTTCACCCTCGTCCGATTTTTAAGGGGAGATGGAAAAAACTGTCACTAAAGCGGGTATTTTCTCAGTATAATGAATGTGAATCCAACAGCTTTATTAGAAGCATCTTTGTTAAATTAGACAGCCGGTAAACTTCTGGGTTTTTCTCTGTTacatgcagcttttattttgaagtcaaaggctaTTCGTCTGTCTCTCTCTGGCTCTTTTCTGcgaaaagaaactttccaaatatgtctgtttttttgttaccTTTGCCAGCTTGGGGGTTTCAGTTGTGCGGTCGGTGCAGCCGCTTAAAGATGGATGGAATTTTGACACGTGCACGAGCGACGTGACGTGCATCAAGAATGAGTCTGATGTAGTGAAGAGAGTCCAGgagttttccaaaatgtaacttccttcagaatcacatTAGAAAAgaatctggatttaaaaaaaactctgcagaGCGGTACCATCTGTCCCACAGAGCGGTACCGGCCCACAGCCCGGGGTTGGGGACCACAGAGACATGCTGCTGAAACAacagcagggatttgaaccagcagcCATGTGAACAGGAGACAACTGCACCCACAACACTCTCATCAAAAAATAATTATCATTTTGGACTCCCAGCAGCCTTTCTGCATTTTCAAATGAAGAACATTTCCAGTTCTTTAGTATTTCCTGCTGctgtttcaaagtaaaagcctcTTCAGATTTTCACATATACCTTTTAATGGTGCAGTGGTCTCTGCAGCCGTAAGGACGGTCTTGTTAACGTGTGGTTTGAAGCTTCTCTGACCTTCCTCCCAAAGCCGTCACTTCTGCTTTGAGCCACTCCTCCTCCGTGTTTGTTCGCACATCAGTGTTTGTTAGAAGCAACATCAGGACTGGCGCTGACCTCCTTCTCCCCACCTTCTGTGTCCCTGCAGCCCTGAAGAGCCCTGCAGCTTTCCACGAGCAGCGGAGGAGTCTGGAGCGTGCCAGGGTGAGTGTCGCAGGGGCTCTGACCGCGCAATTTGGAAATTGCAAAAAACGGTGAACAAACCGCTTTTCTTCTCTtatttgtcccttttttttttcctactccGCAGACCGAGGACTACCTGAAAAGGAAGATCCGGAGTCGTCCGGAGCGCTCCGAGCTGGTCAGGATGCACATTCTGGAGGGTGAGTTTCAAACGTTTACGTCGTCAAAGTTCCTCCTTTAAGGGCGGCTTGtccaaaacagatttaaaacgGGTTTTTAGGATGAAATGATACCAAAGGAACGTAGAGCATGTGGCAGGTGTTATCGGTCCAGAGTGTCTACAGATCTGTTTATTAACTGGAGTTACAAATTAAAGTTAAATGGAGGAAGTGGTCAAACAGATCAGAAGCTCAATCTTCGGAAAAGCAACTTCCtagagctgcagaaaaaaattcaaagtcaTTCTCCTTCATGAGTTGAAGAGTTTTATGTCTGTGCAGAAAATGAACTTCCTCCGTGTTCGATTCCCAACAGAGACGTCCGCCGAGCCGTCCCTGCAGGCcaagcagctgcagctgaagcGAGCGCGTCTGGCCGACGACCTCAACGACAAGATCTCCCACAGACCGGGTCCCATCGAGCTGGTCCACAAGAACATCCTGTCCGTCGACTGCCCCCTGCAGCACTCCCTGCTGGGTTCGTACCGACGCTGCAGCGCCGCTTTCAAGCACGCAGACAGGAAGGCCGCCGTGGCAGCAGGCGCTGTTGCACAACTTTCTGCAAGCTTTGCATGCAGGATGCAACACGACTGCATTCCCGCTGAGCGTCCGTCCGCCTGTGGCACTCGTGCTGGTGCATGTCTCATGTTTTCATGGGATTTTTGTGAAGTTACACAACAAGTCCTTTAAGTCCAGCCACGCGGGAGGTTTAAGGTAAACACGCCGTCTACCGCGGCTTGGTGTCCGCTAAAAACAAACCAGAAGTACAAACGCGATGGCTCGGTTTGGACACAGCTTTGTTTTGCAACAGGAGCTGCAGAAGGTTGTTGTCTAACTTCTCTAAAACGAGCTGCTGCCGATTGCTTCACGGCTTTCTTCAGAGCAGAACCTGACGTTTGCTCCTCCCCACAGATTCTCCCAAGGGAGCTGGAGGCGAGAGCTCCTCTCTGGATGAAGACAGCAGCGACGCTCTGTCACCAGACCAGCTGACCAATCACGACTCTCCCCTGAGCGCCGTCACCCAGCTGTCCCCCTCTGATGTGCTCACCCAGAGCAGGGACGCCCCGCCCTCTCAGGTGGGATTCCAGCACCAGCTTTCCATCAGGTCAATTCCATCGACCCACATTTGACTTCTACTCTGTACTCCTCAGTTCTTCGCACAgcccccacctcctcctccacccctGGTGAACGGTTCAGACTCCTCCCCACTCCGTAAAATAACCAATGGGGCGGGGCCGACGCCGGCATCCTCCCGACCCTCGTCTGGACTCAAGGTTTGCCGCTTTTTTCCTCTGAAACGTTTCACCAGAGTCCCGCGTTTTGCCAAACCACCGTTTTCTGGTTATGCCTGCAGAGTCAGGGGAAGATGGGCTCGGACCGGCCCGCGCAGAGACCCAAGAAGTCCAAGGATAGCAAACCCAAGGTCAGCAGAGTTCTGTTTTCGTTTTCACGGGGCGTCTGAACTAGTTCCACTCAAAAGGTCAGCTGTGCGCTTTAACAAACCGTTTCCTGAAGTGAAAAGAGCCAAAAGAAGAAGCGCTCTCTGTGGTTCTGGGTTCTGTTTCTTCCAGAAATACAGAACAGGAGCTTTTCGATGATGTTTTGGCTTAAAGGcgtcaaatgaaaagaaatctgTCCTGAAAAAGGGAAGAAGAGCTTTTTAAAGGAGCCACAGCTTTGTTCAGGAACGTCatcaaacattcattcattttcttctggggtcacggggctgctatcccggccacttgggggtgaaggcagggggacgccctggacaggtcgccagtctgtcgcaggtcATGAAACAAATTCTGACATAAAAtaacaggattttattttttattgattttttttttttggtcaggaTCAAGAGGTTCtgattcctgcttttttttttctctttgaaaagAAGTTTTTCGGTTTAGTTTCCATCTTTTTCATTAAATTCATTCAAACTGTAAAACGCCAAGGAAGAAAAGCGCTATTATTATCATTTagcctttattttttacttaataataataataaggaattttatttatatggcgcctgTCTAGAAACCCAAAGTCGCCTTACAGATAGAAAACAATAGAATACAGttaaaagaaagacacattAGTTAAAAACCACTTGGTTCTTCAAGTTACTTTACAGaagtagaaaatatgttttttttttaaaaggagaaaGGCCAGATCTGTTTGttacatttgttcattttttggcaTGAATAGACCGAGACTCTGGAACCTAAATCTACCCAGTAACAGCAATATTGTTTCATGCTGTAAACATGTGTTTTCCTGCATGAAGGTGAAGAAGCTGAAGTACCACCAGTACATCCCTCCGGACCAGAAGGCGGACAAAGAGCGTCCGCCTCAGATGGACTCTTCCTACGCCAAACTGCTGCACCAGCAGCagctcttcctgcagctgcagatcctctgccagcagcagcagcactacAACTACCACACCATCCTGCCCGCGCCGCCCAAGTGAGTCCCAACCAAACCAGCTTCTCTGCGGGACGCCCGTCGGTGTGGGGTGCCCTGCTGTGCCGCAGCCGTTTCCCGCTCCGGTGAATGTTtcggttgtgtgtttttttttgtggttctcaCCTGCTCCATTTCCTCTCAGGCCACAAAATGAGCTGACTTCCACAACCGGGTCGGGCCCGTCCACGTCCCGCAGCGTCCACACGACGACCTCCGCTCAGAGCTCCACGGCCCGCCAGGCCCAAGCCGCAGTGGGAGGAGCCAAACCGGCCAATCTGCCGGTCAACCTGGACGAGTTCAAGGTCCCGTCCTCTTCCTTTAAGAATTCAGCTGCTTTGACTTCCACCTATGAGAACAAAAAGAggttttctgtttggtttttgttggtTTAGTCTGAAGttctaagtttaaaaaaattctacaaCAAGATTTAAATTTTCCTGTAGAGCTTTTCAGGAACTCGTTTGTCTCCAAGGCCGTTGTTGTTCTTTAACAGACCAAATGAAGCTGATGTGACGCGAGCGCGGCTCTTCATCATCAGTTCTGACGGTTCTGGGTTTGAGTTCTGTTCtggttcctcctcctccaggtcgCAGAGTTAAAGCAGGAGCTGAAGCTGCGCGGTCTGACCGTCTCTGGCACAAAGAACGATCTGATCGAGAGGCTACGCCACTACCAAGAGCAGAACGGCGCCGCCTCCGTCGCTTTGAAGAGCGCCGCCTCGCAGCCCGGTCAGCGGGGCTCCACCCCGCCCACCCCCGATCTGCAGGCGGCCCAGCTGGCCCTGTCCTCTCTGGCCCAGGCGGTTCCAGGCCGGATCATGAGGTTCGGCAGCACCAGCTCCAGCCCCCCGGTGTCCCCCACGCCGTCGGAGCGCTCGCTGGCCGGTCTGAGTCCCGACGAGACGAGCTGTAGCGGAGACATGTTTGGGGAGATGGTGAGCTCTCCCCTCACGCAGCTCACCCTCCACCCGTCTCCTCAGCAGCCGTCTAACGTCTCCTCGCTCGTCGTGGTCAAGGAGGAGGTCCAGAGCTCCTGCAGCCTGGCGGGATCCTCCCCTATGTCTGCGCAGCCCGCAGACTCCGGCACCACTGTGGACTCTGCCTCTTTGGACAAAGACCAGATGCTGCAGGAAAAGGACAAGCAGATCGAAGAGCTGACCAGGATGTTGAGGCAGAAGCAGAGGCTGGTGGAGACGCTGAGGTCCCAGCTGGAGCAGGGCAAGACGGCCGCCGGGGTCGTGGTGAAGAAGGAGGGAAGTGAGAGGAGCACGACCTCTCCATCCTCAGTAAAAGCCTCCGCCATCCAGCCCCCCACGCTTCCTAACGGGATAGTGCTGACACTGAAGAAGGAGGCGGAGCCTGCAGAGGGAATGGAGGGAGTCACCGAGGAGGCCGCGGGCCAGAAGAAGGTGATCCAGCCCATGCAGTGCTCTCAGGAGACTTtgctgaggctgcagcagaTCCAACGGCTGCAGGTCCAGCAggctgagcagcagcagcagcagcagcaggtggtgAAGGTGGTGGAGGTGAGAGGAGGCAGTCAGAAACAGCTACAACAGAAGAAGGAGGCCCAGAgcctcctgcagcagcagcagcagcacctgcAGCGTCTCATCATCCAGCAGACgcagcagaagcagctgcagcagaaccagctcAGGCCAGTGCAGCACAAGGTTCAGCTCAAGCAGGTTCAGGTCCAGATCCGCAACCAGTCCGCCCAGAAGCCAGGTTTGACCCAGGCCCAGCAGAGGAAGCTGCTCAGGGCCCAGCAGAGGCAGAAACAGAGGACAGCCGGCACCACGCAGCAGGTGAGGAGCGCTGCCGAGGAAGCCCTTCCAGCGTCTCTGACACTTTCCCCAGATGAAGACTGTCGCTCTATTCGTTTCTCAGGCGACGCCGCTCATCGTGAACCAACAAACCGGCGCTCCGCTCCACTCCCAGGCCATTTCCTTAGACCTGCTGAAGGCCAACAGCACCCCCACGCTGGTCACCGATGGCAACGGCAACCACTACCTGATCGCTCTCACCAGTCACGGCCCAGACGGGCCGAACGGAGTGTCCTCATTGGCTAAAGCCGGCGGCCGCATCACTCTACAGGTGCGGTCCGTTGGCCTTTCTGTGGACGTCTGTGTGACGCCTAGAAATGTAAAACATCTGGACTTTTATGTCTTATCTCTAGAGATTACAGTCCACCCCAAGTAAACTCCCCAGCACTGACAGCCAATCAAACGAGCAGTCGGAGGCGGAGCCTGTGAGAAGAGCAGAGAAGAAGGTGCAGCTACTAGTTCTGCCACCGGGTGTCGCCACCGTCACCCTGACAAATCCTCATCCAGGACTGTTTTTGTTCGCTCAGGGACTGAAGCCCGGCCTGCACGTCGACACCAACGGCGCCGCACAGCCCAGCACGCCGCTCACGGCTCCACCCACCCTGCAGCCCTTCTTCAACGACCTTTTGGACGCAGACAGCCAAAGCAGCCTGGTGTCCTCTCTCAAGGTACGGCCCCCGGCGTAGCTTCAACGCCGCCGTCACCGCCATCCCGCCGCCATCCTCCTCACATGTTCTAAACTGCTCTCCTTTTTTCTCCTCCCGCTCATCTGTCCATCCTCCACGCTGGCAGAGAGAGGAGGCGTGTCCTCCTTACGACCGGCACACGCTCTTCACCCCTCCCTCCCCTAAGCCCAGCACctcccttcctcctcctcctcctactcCACGCTCCAAAGTACGTCTTTTCCTCCCATCCTGTTGGTTGAaccatcctcctctctcttcCGTTTCCAACTCGGAGGTCCCAAAAAATAAAGGGAGGAGCTTCAGCTCGTGTCCTCTCTCTGGTCctcagcttctcctcctcaAACTGATTTAGATCCGTCTGCTGTAACCTGAGCGCTGCTGTTTTTAAACTCAGGAAAGGAGAACTCCACAAAGTTGTGTGTTCTCCGGCTGAACCAGAGGAAACCAGCAGAACAGTCTGCTGTGCTCACATTTCTCCCTCATCTGAATTCTCActcacatcattttattattatagcTGTCAAATTATTATACATGTAATTCAGATGGACTTTTCTACTTATAAGTAATTATGCACAAATGTATGAAGTATTAttactttaaattatttaaaaaaacactagtttatttataaaaatggtttttgacatGGTTTTGGAAATTTGTACACATTTTAGAGcaaaaaccaccttaaataaattctttttagtcacaaaaacaaatctaagcTTTATATAGGACTCggtgacttaaaaaaaacacgactGGAAAGACTTTTCTACACTAcaattaaaactttattaacaatgaAATCTCCCAAaaagaaaagggagaaaaaatgggcaaaaagAAGCCTGTGTGTCTCCATCACATTCACTGCAGGAAATGATTTTGAactagaaacagaaaa encodes the following:
- the mkl1 gene encoding MKL/myocardin-like protein 1 isoform X1, which translates into the protein MATPPSACPNTGLSVAITVDSHGRRDSGSGTMEVVGPPGSALSPQSEAVTNELQELTLQPAPNLPPLKERKNVLQLKLQQRRTREELVSQGIMPPLKSPAAFHEQRRSLERARTEDYLKRKIRSRPERSELVRMHILEETSAEPSLQAKQLQLKRARLADDLNDKISHRPGPIELVHKNILSVDCPLQHSLLDSPKGAGGESSSLDEDSSDALSPDQLTNHDSPLSAVTQLSPSDVLTQSRDAPPSQFFAQPPPPPPPLVNGSDSSPLRKITNGAGPTPASSRPSSGLKSQGKMGSDRPAQRPKKSKDSKPKVKKLKYHQYIPPDQKADKERPPQMDSSYAKLLHQQQLFLQLQILCQQQQHYNYHTILPAPPKPQNELTSTTGSGPSTSRSVHTTTSAQSSTARQAQAAVGGAKPANLPVNLDEFKVAELKQELKLRGLTVSGTKNDLIERLRHYQEQNGAASVALKSAASQPGQRGSTPPTPDLQAAQLALSSLAQAVPGRIMRFGSTSSSPPVSPTPSERSLAGLSPDETSCSGDMFGEMVSSPLTQLTLHPSPQQPSNVSSLVVVKEEVQSSCSLAGSSPMSAQPADSGTTVDSASLDKDQMLQEKDKQIEELTRMLRQKQRLVETLRSQLEQGKTAAGVVVKKEGSERSTTSPSSVKASAIQPPTLPNGIVLTLKKEAEPAEGMEGVTEEAAGQKKVIQPMQCSQETLLRLQQIQRLQVQQAEQQQQQQQVVKVVEVRGGSQKQLQQKKEAQSLLQQQQQHLQRLIIQQTQQKQLQQNQLRPVQHKVQLKQVQVQIRNQSAQKPGLTQAQQRKLLRAQQRQKQRTAGTTQQATPLIVNQQTGAPLHSQAISLDLLKANSTPTLVTDGNGNHYLIALTSHGPDGPNGVSSLAKAGGRITLQRLQSTPSKLPSTDSQSNEQSEAEPVRRAEKKGLKPGLHVDTNGAAQPSTPLTAPPTLQPFFNDLLDADSQSSLVSSLKREEACPPYDRHTLFTPPSPKPSTSLPPPPPTPRSKENGLNNQQMDDLFDILLKSGGKNSPCRPRHRPELREAPAIHHPHPSFSEIPSFKANPDPTLAPPHSDPPSPSDATSPLHLSSPAPPPSLPSPRPSAGENGSRRLEDFLEGGTGGSLLGLEPDGGLALMDDLHCHMLSAPGMLDHPPSPMDTSDLGFSPHSSGLDFGDPTLDSMDWLDLSMGGSAGGESRAAREGGGAAEERDGGTSLAPLAPHTPQSVFSTDFLDSADLQLHWESCL
- the mkl1 gene encoding MKL/myocardin-like protein 1 isoform X6: MTVHSVLQLKLQQRRTREELVSQGIMPPLKSPAAFHEQRRSLERARTEDYLKRKIRSRPERSELVRMHILEETSAEPSLQAKQLQLKRARLADDLNDKISHRPGPIELVHKNILSVDCPLQHSLLDSPKGAGGESSSLDEDSSDALSPDQLTNHDSPLSAVTQLSPSDVLTQSRDAPPSQFFAQPPPPPPPLVNGSDSSPLRKITNGAGPTPASSRPSSGLKSQGKMGSDRPAQRPKKSKDSKPKVKKLKYHQYIPPDQKADKERPPQMDSSYAKLLHQQQLFLQLQILCQQQQHYNYHTILPAPPKPQNELTSTTGSGPSTSRSVHTTTSAQSSTARQAQAAVGGAKPANLPVNLDEFKVAELKQELKLRGLTVSGTKNDLIERLRHYQEQNGAASVALKSAASQPGQRGSTPPTPDLQAAQLALSSLAQAVPGRIMRFGSTSSSPPVSPTPSERSLAGLSPDETSCSGDMFGEMVSSPLTQLTLHPSPQQPSNVSSLVVVKEEVQSSCSLAGSSPMSAQPADSGTTVDSASLDKDQMLQEKDKQIEELTRMLRQKQRLVETLRSQLEQGKTAAGVVVKKEGSERSTTSPSSVKASAIQPPTLPNGIVLTLKKEAEPAEGMEGVTEEAAGQKKVIQPMQCSQETLLRLQQIQRLQVQQAEQQQQQQQVVKVVEVRGGSQKQLQQKKEAQSLLQQQQQHLQRLIIQQTQQKQLQQNQLRPVQHKVQLKQVQVQIRNQSAQKPGLTQAQQRKLLRAQQRQKQRTAGTTQQATPLIVNQQTGAPLHSQAISLDLLKANSTPTLVTDGNGNHYLIALTSHGPDGPNGVSSLAKAGGRITLQRLQSTPSKLPSTDSQSNEQSEAEPVRRAEKKGLKPGLHVDTNGAAQPSTPLTAPPTLQPFFNDLLDADSQSSLVSSLKREEACPPYDRHTLFTPPSPKPSTSLPPPPPTPRSKENGLNNQQMDDLFDILLKSGGKNSPCRPRHRPELREAPAIHHPHPSFSEIPSFKANPDPTLAPPHSDPPSPSDATSPLHLSSPAPPPSLPSPRPSAGENGSRRLEDFLEGGTGGSLLGLEPDGGLALMDDLHCHMLSAPGMLDHPPSPMDTSDLGFSPHSSGLDFGDPTLDSMDWLDLSMGGSAGGESRAAREGGGAAEERDGGTSLAPLAPHTPQSVFSTDFLDSADLQLHWESCL
- the mkl1 gene encoding MKL/myocardin-like protein 1 isoform X4, translated to MATPPSACPNTGLSVAITVDSHGRRDSGSGTMEVVGPPGSALSPQSEAVTNELQELTLQPAPNLPPLKERKNVLQLKLQQRRTREELVSQGIMPPLKSPAAFHEQRRSLERARTEDYLKRKIRSRPERSELVRMHILEETSAEPSLQAKQLQLKRARLADDLNDKISHRPGPIELVHKNILSVDCPLQHSLLDSPKGAGGESSSLDEDSSDALSPDQLTNHDSPLSAVTQLSPSDVLTQSRDAPPSQFFAQPPPPPPPLVNGSDSSPLRKITNGAGPTPASSRPSSGLKSQGKMGSDRPAQRPKKSKDSKPKVKKLKYHQYIPPDQKADKERPPQMDSSYAKLLHQQQLFLQLQILCQQQQHYNYHTILPAPPKPQNELTSTTGSGPSTSRSVHTTTSAQSSTARQAQAAVGGAKPANLPVNLDEFKVAELKQELKLRGLTVSGTKNDLIERLRHYQEQNGAASVALKSAASQPGQRGSTPPTPDLQAAQLALSSLAQAVPGRIMRFGSTSSSPPVSPTPSERSLAGLSPDETSCSGDMFGEMVSSPLTQLTLHPSPQQPSNVSSLVVVKEEVQSSCSLAGSSPMSAQPADSGTTVDSASLDKDQMLQEKDKQIEELTRMLRQKQRLVETLRSQLEQGKTAAGVVVKKEGSERSTTSPSSVKASAIQPPTLPNGIVLTLKKEAEPAEGMEGVTEEAAGQKKVIQPMQCSQETLLRLQQIQRLQVQQAEQQQQQQQVVKVVEVRGGSQKQLQQKKEAQSLLQQQQQHLQRLIIQQTQQKQLQQNQLRPVQHKVQLKQVQVQIRNQSAQKPGLTQAQQRKLLRAQQRQKQRTAGTTQQATPLIVNQQTGAPLHSQAISLDLLKANSTPTLVTDGNGNHYLIALTSHGPDGPNGVSSLAKAGGRITLQRLQSTPSKLPSTDSQSNEQSEAEPVRRAEKKGLKPGLHVDTNGAAQPSTPLTAPPTLQPFFNDLLDADSQSSLVSSLKENGLNNQQMDDLFDILLKSGGKNSPCRPRHRPELREAPAIHHPHPSFSEIPSFKANPDPTLAPPHSDPPSPSDATSPLHLSSPAPPPSLPSPRPSAGENGSRRLEDFLEGGTGGSLLGLEPDGGLALMDDLHCHMLSAPGMLDHPPSPMDTSDLGFSPHSSGLDFGDPTLDSMDWLDLSMGGSAGGESRAAREGGGAAEERDGGTSLAPLAPHTPQSVFSTDFLDSADLQLHWESCL